One Vanessa atalanta chromosome 8, ilVanAtal1.2, whole genome shotgun sequence genomic window carries:
- the LOC125065774 gene encoding uncharacterized protein LOC125065774, translating to MRVISCIALFVVVAMASGNRPQYQLSDAPALFEKFIKDFNKQYKDEADKAVHYEAFVKSLETINKANAEQSTATFDINHLADYTPDEKKHLFGLRLPEKKKE from the exons ATGAGAGTGATCAGTTGCATTGCATTATTCGTCGTCGTCGCAATGGCGAGCGGTAACAGGCCGCAGTACCAATTGTCAGACGCGCCGGCTTTGTTTGAGAAATTTATCAAAGATTTTAACAAACAGTACAAAGATGAAGCGGATAAGGCAGTCCATTACGAGGCGTTCGTGAAGTCCTTAGAGACAATAAATAAAGCGAATGCGGAACAGTCTACTGCGACATTCGATATAAACCACTTAGCGGATTACACGCCGGATGAAAAGAAACACCTCTTCGGTTTGAGATTGCCAG aaaaaaagaaagaataa